The proteins below come from a single Plantactinospora sp. KBS50 genomic window:
- a CDS encoding helix-turn-helix transcriptional regulator, producing MPRSVEKDTKSFGRALRERRNNAGLSLTELSQMVHYSKSYLSKIENGLKIPSPDLARRCDAQLDARGALAALAPEASPSPSPPPAGTADVWTMGLSPDGYSEFSGRHRQGPQTTGVATVYTWTLEPTSGPRHTEGETLPTFLTIFQESRRLGQTIAPAALIPMLIAQTNALRVMAPQARSDDRNRILTLAARFAEYTGWMAQEAGDDGAAMWWTDHACDLAEAAGYHDLAAYALVRQALITMYRHNAPGTVELAHLAQEQTQNPRIRGLAAQREAQGHAIAGDYDACMRALDRARDLLNVPSEDGEPMIGTSTVEDPVTLATAWCLHDLGRPAAAVELFDAAIRRIPAHAHRARARYTARWALALAAAGETERACLEAEPVLEALARADSATIRVDLRRLAQELARAHHRTAVRSLAPRLALALHTGTLHT from the coding sequence ATGCCTCGAAGCGTCGAAAAAGACACAAAGTCATTCGGAAGGGCGTTACGGGAACGTCGCAACAACGCTGGCCTGTCACTCACGGAACTGAGCCAGATGGTTCATTACAGCAAGAGCTACCTCAGCAAGATCGAGAATGGATTGAAGATTCCGAGCCCGGATCTGGCGCGCAGGTGCGACGCGCAGTTGGACGCTCGTGGAGCCCTGGCCGCGCTCGCGCCGGAGGCGTCGCCGAGCCCCTCGCCTCCTCCGGCGGGTACGGCGGACGTCTGGACGATGGGTCTCAGCCCCGACGGATACAGCGAGTTCAGTGGCCGGCACCGGCAAGGCCCCCAGACAACCGGGGTAGCCACCGTGTATACGTGGACGCTGGAGCCGACCTCCGGCCCACGTCACACCGAAGGCGAAACCTTACCCACCTTCCTGACGATATTTCAGGAGTCACGCCGTCTCGGACAGACGATCGCACCAGCGGCACTGATCCCTATGCTGATCGCGCAGACTAACGCCCTCCGAGTGATGGCGCCGCAGGCGAGGTCCGACGACCGGAATCGCATACTCACCCTCGCCGCGCGCTTCGCCGAGTACACGGGCTGGATGGCCCAAGAAGCCGGCGACGACGGGGCGGCGATGTGGTGGACAGATCACGCTTGCGACCTCGCCGAGGCAGCCGGATACCACGACCTCGCAGCGTACGCACTTGTCCGGCAGGCGCTGATCACGATGTATCGACACAATGCCCCCGGCACCGTCGAACTTGCGCACCTAGCCCAGGAGCAGACGCAAAATCCCAGAATCCGTGGACTGGCCGCGCAACGTGAAGCCCAAGGACATGCCATCGCCGGTGATTACGACGCCTGCATGAGGGCTCTCGACCGCGCCCGCGACCTGCTGAACGTGCCCAGCGAAGACGGCGAACCCATGATCGGCACGTCAACCGTCGAGGATCCGGTCACCCTCGCGACCGCCTGGTGCCTCCATGATCTCGGACGTCCGGCAGCAGCGGTCGAACTGTTCGATGCCGCGATCCGTCGTATCCCCGCGCACGCGCACCGTGCAAGAGCCCGCTACACGGCTCGGTGGGCGCTTGCGTTGGCCGCCGCAGGAGAGACCGAGCGGGCGTGTCTCGAGGCGGAGCCCGTCCTAGAGGCCCTCGCCCGTGCGGACTCCGCCACAATCCGCGTGGACCTCCGTCGGCTCGCTCAGGAACTTGCGCGGGCACAC
- a CDS encoding toll/interleukin-1 receptor domain-containing protein yields the protein MAKVFISYRNNDDPSAAVMLAQSIDQRLGEAASFLDSKSIPLGADFRPTLWGQLARCVAMVVVIGPRWLVPDADGERRVDRTDDFVRQEIEFALQIGLPIIPVLVGGATKPSDGVLPESLAALEHRQYLTLRHRSADRDLRCLLDRLEELVVASSGPGAGAKQSDKPPAAGGITFNGRVRVGGDIVNGSKYVTRDE from the coding sequence ATGGCAAAGGTTTTTATCAGCTATCGGAACAATGACGATCCATCGGCCGCCGTGATGCTGGCTCAGAGTATTGACCAGCGACTAGGAGAGGCTGCATCCTTCCTGGATAGTAAGTCAATTCCACTCGGAGCCGATTTTCGGCCAACGCTGTGGGGTCAGCTCGCCAGATGTGTAGCGATGGTTGTCGTCATTGGTCCCAGATGGCTCGTTCCCGACGCGGATGGCGAACGCCGCGTAGATCGCACTGACGATTTCGTACGGCAGGAAATCGAATTCGCTCTCCAGATCGGACTTCCGATCATTCCTGTGCTGGTGGGCGGCGCTACGAAGCCTTCCGACGGCGTTCTGCCGGAGTCGCTCGCCGCGCTCGAGCACCGCCAGTACCTCACTCTGCGTCATCGGAGTGCGGACCGGGACCTCAGATGCCTGCTCGACCGACTCGAGGAGCTTGTCGTGGCGAGCAGCGGTCCCGGCGCCGGCGCCAAGCAGTCGGACAAACCACCTGCGGCCGGTGGTATTACCTTCAACGGCCGTGTACGAGTGGGCGGAGACATCGTCAACGGCTCCAAGTACGTGACCCGGGATGAGTGA
- a CDS encoding transposase, whose protein sequence is MVDLLSYLEPRPHRSAPLPTRTDLQDQVGKGSLLALKTAAETAILAGEDHIPADILAAGVASFRHAALIGVKDHAGQLTPIGKKLHALARRMRERIDDYLRFAQDPRRCPFDNNAAEREVRMVKVRQKISGAMRTLTGAEHFCHLRSYLATAGKHGINQLDALIQLASGRPWIPAAS, encoded by the coding sequence TTGGTCGATTTGCTGTCCTACCTGGAGCCTCGCCCTCATCGATCAGCACCCCTGCCGACCCGGACTGACCTGCAAGATCAGGTTGGAAAAGGCTCATTGCTGGCCCTCAAAACCGCCGCCGAGACCGCCATCCTCGCTGGCGAGGACCACATCCCGGCCGATATTCTCGCCGCCGGTGTCGCGTCGTTCCGGCACGCCGCGCTGATCGGAGTCAAGGACCACGCCGGTCAACTCACCCCGATCGGCAAGAAGCTGCACGCCCTGGCCCGCAGGATGCGCGAACGCATCGACGACTACCTGCGTTTCGCTCAGGACCCTCGGCGATGTCCGTTCGACAACAACGCCGCCGAACGCGAAGTCCGCATGGTCAAAGTCCGGCAGAAAATCTCCGGCGCCATGCGCACCCTCACCGGCGCCGAACACTTCTGCCACCTGCGTTCCTACCTCGCCACCGCCGGCAAACACGGCATCAACCAGCTCGACGCACTCATCCAACTGGCGTCCGGCCGACCATGGATACCCGCAGCCAGCTGA
- a CDS encoding IS110 family transposase has translation MPQEGQTETGDHEVVLGVDTHKDVHVAVVLTTLGVLLAGRDFPTTKSGYRDMVMWARSYGPLRLAGVEGTGSYGAGLTRLLRAAGVHVIEVNRPDRSVRRRRGKSDAVDAEAAARAVLAGDATALPKTADGLVEAMRIFKTAKDSAVKARVQAINQLKAIVVTAEPALREALALLNTSRLVARCCQLDVDAQDAVTAASLYTLRQLARRIQHLETEIRDLQHRIAGAVQSTAPELLRISGVGPDTAATLLIAAGDNPGRLASEASFAALCGVSPVEASSGKTQRRRLNRGGHRQANAALYRAVLIGLRWNPRTRDYMQRRTAEGLSKREIIRCLKRYLARAIYRIIIASMTPTTPPQPSTA, from the coding sequence ATGCCGCAGGAAGGCCAGACTGAGACCGGCGACCACGAGGTGGTGTTGGGCGTCGATACCCACAAGGATGTGCACGTCGCGGTCGTGCTGACCACGTTGGGTGTGCTGCTGGCCGGTCGAGACTTCCCGACGACGAAGTCGGGCTACCGCGACATGGTGATGTGGGCACGCTCTTATGGCCCGCTGCGTCTGGCCGGGGTTGAGGGCACGGGATCGTACGGGGCAGGGCTGACCCGGCTGCTACGTGCAGCGGGCGTGCATGTCATCGAGGTCAATCGGCCGGACCGGTCCGTGCGGCGCCGGCGCGGCAAGAGCGATGCGGTGGATGCCGAGGCCGCCGCCCGGGCCGTCCTCGCCGGAGATGCGACCGCGCTGCCGAAGACCGCCGACGGGCTGGTCGAGGCGATGCGGATCTTCAAGACCGCGAAAGATTCGGCGGTCAAAGCCCGTGTCCAGGCCATCAACCAGCTCAAGGCCATCGTGGTCACTGCCGAGCCCGCACTGCGTGAAGCCCTCGCCTTGCTGAATACTTCCCGGCTGGTCGCGCGATGCTGCCAGCTCGACGTCGATGCCCAGGACGCCGTCACTGCGGCAAGCTTGTACACGCTACGACAGCTCGCCCGCCGCATCCAGCACCTCGAGACCGAAATCCGCGATCTGCAGCACCGCATCGCGGGCGCGGTGCAATCCACAGCACCAGAACTGCTGCGGATCAGCGGCGTCGGCCCCGACACAGCCGCCACGCTACTGATCGCCGCCGGCGACAACCCAGGTCGGCTTGCCAGCGAGGCGTCCTTCGCCGCCCTTTGCGGAGTCAGTCCAGTCGAGGCGTCCTCGGGCAAGACCCAACGTCGACGACTCAACCGCGGAGGCCACCGCCAAGCCAACGCGGCGCTGTACCGAGCCGTGCTCATCGGACTGCGCTGGAACCCGAGAACGCGGGACTACATGCAGCGACGGACCGCCGAGGGTCTGTCCAAACGCGAGATCATCCGCTGCCTTAAGCGGTACCTCGCCCGCGCCATCTACCGGATCATCATCGCCTCAATGACCCCGACAACACCGCCACAGCCCTCTACGGCTTGA
- a CDS encoding IS66 family transposase — protein MPEMPSIVELLERLVALEKAVAARDVRIEALEAENAELRRRLGQTPRNSNMPPSAQGLDKPSPKSLRGRSGRRVGGQGGHEGRTLRQVEVPDEIVRHEPAVCAGCGDGLADATVVAVTRRQVFEIPEVKARVVEHHLVARRCGCATVTCGKAPQGVDAPVQYGPRLTAVVVYLLVAQFGAQKRVAQAVADLFGVPISQGSVAAMAARAARRLDGDFLAALRAALAGAQLVHFDETGFRVAGRLHWVHSASTGKYSLLYVHPKRGREAMNAGGVLPVFAGIAVHDAWAPYDCYPNVTHALCCSHLLRELVAAGELDPAATWAEQGIRALSLFHPA, from the coding sequence ATGCCCGAGATGCCGTCCATCGTGGAGTTGTTGGAGCGGCTCGTCGCGTTGGAGAAGGCTGTCGCGGCGCGTGATGTCCGGATCGAGGCCCTGGAAGCGGAGAACGCTGAGTTGCGGCGCCGGTTGGGTCAGACCCCGCGGAACTCGAACATGCCGCCCTCGGCGCAGGGTTTGGACAAGCCCTCACCGAAGTCGTTGCGGGGTCGTTCGGGGCGGCGCGTGGGTGGCCAGGGCGGGCATGAGGGACGCACCCTGCGGCAGGTCGAGGTCCCGGACGAGATCGTGCGGCATGAGCCGGCCGTGTGTGCCGGGTGTGGTGACGGGCTCGCCGACGCCACGGTCGTGGCGGTGACACGCCGTCAGGTGTTCGAGATTCCCGAGGTGAAGGCCCGCGTCGTCGAGCATCATCTGGTGGCTCGCCGTTGCGGATGCGCGACGGTGACCTGCGGCAAGGCCCCGCAGGGCGTGGACGCGCCGGTGCAGTACGGACCTCGCCTGACCGCCGTGGTGGTGTATCTGCTGGTCGCGCAGTTCGGGGCGCAGAAACGTGTCGCGCAGGCGGTCGCGGATCTGTTCGGGGTGCCGATCTCGCAAGGCAGCGTCGCCGCGATGGCCGCCCGCGCGGCCCGCCGGCTCGATGGTGACTTCCTCGCCGCCCTGCGTGCCGCTCTGGCCGGCGCTCAGCTGGTGCATTTCGACGAGACCGGGTTCAGGGTCGCGGGCCGCCTGCACTGGGTCCACTCCGCGTCGACCGGTAAGTACAGCTTGCTCTACGTGCACCCGAAACGGGGCCGGGAGGCCATGAACGCCGGCGGGGTCCTGCCGGTGTTCGCCGGGATCGCCGTGCACGACGCGTGGGCGCCGTATGACTGCTACCCGAACGTGACTCACGCGTTGTGCTGCTCGCATCTGCTACGCGAGCTCGTCGCCGCGGGTGAACTCGACCCGGCAGCGACCTGGGCTGAACAAGGCATCCGGGCATTGAGCCTTTTTCATCCTGCGTAG